DNA from Parageobacillus thermoglucosidasius:
TGAATAAACAATAGACCGTTGTGATATGTCGCTTCAATTCGGTCTTCCTTTATCGCAAAAGGAATTGGGATCGTTTTTTCCCATGTTCCTTGAAAAATTCCTTCTTCAATTAATTCGAACCCTTTAAACTGCAAATTGATATTCGCTTTAATTTCCAACGTTTTATAGTACACGTAAAGTTCAACATCTTCCATTTTTTCTAATCCAGGCAAACTGACAACGATTAATAACTCATTATCTTTTTTATATATATTTATACCAGATATACCAGATTGCTTTTTTGCTGGCGGCAGGAACGGTTGAAAGCTGCTCCAAAAATCTCCTTGAAAAAAATGCTCCAAATGTTTTGTCCAGTCGAAAAACGGATCAAATGGATTTGACTTCACGACAACCTCCTCCTCCGTTATTTCATCATATGTTTTCCAGAATGTTTGGTGCGGATGAACGGAAAACACGAACATTTTTTATATAAAAAAAATAAATGTTCGATTTTATATTGACATCTTTTGAAAAAAGCTGGTAAGATAATAATAACTTTATAAAGCGGATCACCCTCATATAATTTTGGGAATATGGCCCAAAAGTCTCTACCCAATAACCGTAAATTATTGGACTATGAGGGAAAGGATCGTATTGGCTTTTTTTCGTCTGATAATAGCCGAAGTATGGCCAGAACGGTGCTTTCCCTTATAAATACAGGGAACACTCGTTCTGGTTTTTATATGATGACAAACAAAGAGGTGAATACCGCGTGCAGCCGCTCGTTGGAGTGATTATGGGAAGTCAATCGGATTGGGAGACGATGAAACATGCTTGCGATATATTGGAAGAATTGCAAATTCCGTTTGAAAAAAAAGTAGTTTCTGCCCATCGTACGCCAGATTACATGTTTGAATACGCAGAAACGGCGGAAAAAAGAGGCATTAAAGTCATTATTGCCGGTGCCGGGGGAGCGGCGCATTTGCCTGGGATGGTTGCTGCTAAAACGACGCTTCCCGTCATTGGGGTGCCAGTACAGTCAAAAGCATTAAACGGATTAGATTCGCTTTTGTCCATTGTTCAAATGCCCGGAGGTGTACCAGTGGCGACGGTTGCTATCGGCAAAGCGGGAGCTACGAATGCGGGACTTTTAGCAGCAGCGATGTTAGGCATTCATTACCCTCATTATATGGAAGCGCTGAAAAAAAGAAGAGAAATGATGAGAAAAAGCGTGATGGAAAGTAGTGATCATCTTGTATAAACAAATTGTCCCTGGTCAGACGATTGGCATTATTGGCGGCGGACAACTCGGACGGATGATGGCGATCGCCGCGAAAGAAATGGGATTTCGCGTCGCTGTGCTCGACCCAACCCCAGATTCTCCATGCGGCCAAGTGGCGGATATCGAGATTATTGCGGAATATAACGATTTTGCGGCGATTCAAAAGCTTGCCGCGGTAAGCGATGTCATCACATATGAATTTGAAAATATTGACGCGGATGCTTTAAATTGGCTCGTGGAACACGCATATGTGCCGCAAGGAAGCAGGCTGCTTGCCATTACGCAGGACCGCGCGTCGGAGAAAAAGGCAATTACGGACGCGGGTCTTCCTGTTGCTCCGTATGTCAAAGTTCAATCCAAAGAAGATTTGTTCTCCGGCATCGAAACAATTGGCCTGCCATGTGTATTAAAAACGTGCCGCGGCGGATATGACGGCAAAGGGCAATTTGTCATTCGCAGCAAAGAAGACAGCGTACAGGCGCTTTCCTTATTAGAAACCGGCCCTTGCGTATTGGAACGCTGGCTTTCGTTTGACAAAGAAATTTCCGTCATCGTGACGCGAAACGGATATGGCGCGATGGCTGTATTTCCTGTTGCGGAAAATATCCATATCGACAATATTTTGCATAAAACAATTGTTCCAGCACGAATTTCCGGGCACATAGCAAAAAAAGCGGTCCGTTATGCGGAAACGCTCGCCGATTATTTTGGGCTTGTCGGAACGTTAGCGGTGGAAATGTTTTTGACAAAAGAAGGAGATATTTATATTAATGAACTTGCCCCTAGACCGCACAACTCAGGTCATTATACAATTAATGCTTGTGCGACGTCCCAATTTGCGCAGCATATCCGCGCCGTCTGCAATTGGCCGTTAGGAAGCACGGAGTTGCTAAAACCAGCCGTGATGGTAAACATTTTAGGCGAGCACGTCGAGCCAATCATTCAAAATATCGCAACACTTCGTGACGCCCATCTTCATCTTTACGGCAAAAAAGAGGCAAAACCGAAACGAAAAATGGGGCATGTTACGGTGCTTGCGGAACATACCGACGCAGCGCTGAAAACGATCGATGCATGGCAAATTTGGAATGATCGGAGGAAAGAATACGTATGATTGAACGTTACACAAGACCGGAAATGGGAGCGATTTGGACGGAAGAAAACCGTTTTAGAGCATGGCTGGAAGTGGAAATTTTAGCTTGTGAGGCGTGGGCGGAGCTTGGCGTCATTCCAAAAGAAGACGTTGAACGCATCCGGCAAAACGCTTCATTTGATATAGCGCGCATTAAAGAAATTGAAGAAGAAACGCGCCATGATGTCGTCGCTTTTACGCGCGCCGTTTCGGAAACGTTAGGTGAAGAACGGAAATGGGTGCATTACGGCTTAACGTCTACCGATGTTGTGGACACTGCCCTGTCTTATTTATTAAAACAAGCGAACGAAATTTTATTGAAGGATTTAGAAAATTTTATTCAAGCCTTAAAAGAAAAAGCGTTGGAGCATAAATATACGGTTATGATGGGGCGCACGCACGGCGTTCACGCGGAACCGACAACATTCGGTCTGAAAATGGCGCTTTGGTACGCGGAAATGCAGCGCAATTTAGAACGGTTTAAACAAGCGGCAGAGACGGTGCGTGTCGGAAAAATTTCTGGCGCGGTTGGGACGTACGCGAACATCGACCCGTTTGTTGAGCAATACGTATGCGAAAAACTTGGGTTAAAGCCGGCGCCGATTTCGACGCAAACGCTGCAGCGCGACCGCCATGCTTATTATATGGCGACGCTGGCGCTTATCGCGACATCGATTGAAAAATTTGCCGTCGAAATTCGCGGCTTGCAAAAGAGCGAAGTGCGGGAAGTGGAAGAGTTTTTCGCGAAAGGGCAAAAAGGGTCATCGGCGATGCCGCACAAGCGCAATCCGATCGGTTCGGAAAATATGACGGGAATGGCGCGCGTCATCCGCGGTTATATGCTGACGGCGTACGAAAATGTGCCGCTTTGGCATGAACGCGACATTTCTCATTCTTCCGCTGAGCGCATCATTTTGCCGGACGCAACGATCGCGCTGAACTACATGTTAAACCGCTTTACGAACATCGTGAAAAACTTGAAAGTTTACCCAGAAAACATGAAGAAAAACATGGACCGCACATTAGGGCTTATTTATTCGCAGCGCGTATTGCTCTCATTAATCGATGCGGGCATGACGCGGGAAGAAGCATACGACTTAGTGCAGCCAAAGGCGATGGAAGCATGGGAAAAGCAAGTGCCGTTCCGTTCGCTCATCGAAGCGGATGAACGAATAACAAGCCGCT
Protein-coding regions in this window:
- a CDS encoding Hsp20/alpha crystallin family protein, which produces MKSNPFDPFFDWTKHLEHFFQGDFWSSFQPFLPPAKKQSGISGINIYKKDNELLIVVSLPGLEKMEDVELYVYYKTLEIKANINLQFKGFELIEEGIFQGTWEKTIPIPFAIKEDRIEATYHNGLLFIHLHRLIPDETKKKIEIKKGE
- the purE gene encoding 5-(carboxyamino)imidazole ribonucleotide mutase; translated protein: MQPLVGVIMGSQSDWETMKHACDILEELQIPFEKKVVSAHRTPDYMFEYAETAEKRGIKVIIAGAGGAAHLPGMVAAKTTLPVIGVPVQSKALNGLDSLLSIVQMPGGVPVATVAIGKAGATNAGLLAAAMLGIHYPHYMEALKKRREMMRKSVMESSDHLV
- the purK gene encoding 5-(carboxyamino)imidazole ribonucleotide synthase; the encoded protein is MIILYKQIVPGQTIGIIGGGQLGRMMAIAAKEMGFRVAVLDPTPDSPCGQVADIEIIAEYNDFAAIQKLAAVSDVITYEFENIDADALNWLVEHAYVPQGSRLLAITQDRASEKKAITDAGLPVAPYVKVQSKEDLFSGIETIGLPCVLKTCRGGYDGKGQFVIRSKEDSVQALSLLETGPCVLERWLSFDKEISVIVTRNGYGAMAVFPVAENIHIDNILHKTIVPARISGHIAKKAVRYAETLADYFGLVGTLAVEMFLTKEGDIYINELAPRPHNSGHYTINACATSQFAQHIRAVCNWPLGSTELLKPAVMVNILGEHVEPIIQNIATLRDAHLHLYGKKEAKPKRKMGHVTVLAEHTDAALKTIDAWQIWNDRRKEYV
- the purB gene encoding adenylosuccinate lyase, with the translated sequence MIERYTRPEMGAIWTEENRFRAWLEVEILACEAWAELGVIPKEDVERIRQNASFDIARIKEIEEETRHDVVAFTRAVSETLGEERKWVHYGLTSTDVVDTALSYLLKQANEILLKDLENFIQALKEKALEHKYTVMMGRTHGVHAEPTTFGLKMALWYAEMQRNLERFKQAAETVRVGKISGAVGTYANIDPFVEQYVCEKLGLKPAPISTQTLQRDRHAYYMATLALIATSIEKFAVEIRGLQKSEVREVEEFFAKGQKGSSAMPHKRNPIGSENMTGMARVIRGYMLTAYENVPLWHERDISHSSAERIILPDATIALNYMLNRFTNIVKNLKVYPENMKKNMDRTLGLIYSQRVLLSLIDAGMTREEAYDLVQPKAMEAWEKQVPFRSLIEADERITSRLTKEQIDDCFDYRYHLKHVDTIFERLGLS